TATGTTGCCTTTCTATATATTCTATCTTAGATCATCATTTCATTAAGTCAGATTTATGAAAACCAAACTTATCACCCGAGAAGGTTATAACAAGCTCAAAGCAGAGCATGACCACTTGTGGCACGAGAAGCGTCCTGAAATTACTAAGATAGTCACTTGGGCTGCAAGCCTTGGAGATCGTTCAGAAAACGCAGATTACACCTTCAATAAACGTTTGCTTCGTCAGATTGATCGCCGTGTGCGTTTCTTAAGAAAGTTCCTACCTGATGTCACGATCGTGGATTACTCTCCACAACAAGAAGGTAAGGTATTTTTCGGTGCTTGGGTCGAAATTGAGAATGATGATGGGGAAATTAAGAAGTTTCGCATTGTTGGGCCTGAAGAGATCTACGGCGATGCTAAAGGTTATATCTCTATCGACTCGCCAATGGCTAGAGCTCTGCTCAAGAAAGAAGTGGATGAGGAGTTTACGGTAACCACACCGGAAGGCGACAAAGAGTGGTTCATTAACGCGATTCACTACGTAGACAACGCGTAGGGCTTATTGCGCATTGCATATTTCATAGCGTGATTAACCGGTCATCACAGATCGAGCAGGCAAAATCACAAACGCCAGATAAAAGAAAACCCCGCTAGGCTTTCGCCTGACGGGGTTAAGTCTCTATCGCAGCAATCCGGCTACTGTTTATCTCTTCGAGATAAGGTGCTCCCTGCATCTTTCCTTGATAGTGGCTAAATCCTTTAACCAATTTCCTTTTTGTTCATCGCCATCCTAGCGGTGTCCATTCTAGCCTGTCATCCTGACTGGCGAATCTCATCCAGAGATTATAACTTCCTTGCTGACCACTCATCCTAAGTAATCAAATCTTCATCCTGAAGATACCTAGTCCATTAGGCTTTTTCCTGTTCCTGCCAACTCCCTGTCGACAAGTTAAATATTACGGTAATTGAGCGAGTTTCCTAGATAGTCCCAAAAAACATTTCAGGTGAGAAATATACCCGCAAACACTCAACATAATAAAATCAGCAACTTAAGTTAATATTAAGACGATTTCATCGGTTTAAAGTGACTTAGTCTCACATCACTTGTAAGAGATCTCGCACAAAGCGGGTATCACAAACGGAAATTCGACTTCTGACAGGATAATTACACAGTCCAAGCT
This region of Vibrio sp. BS-M-Sm-2 genomic DNA includes:
- the greB gene encoding transcription elongation factor GreB, producing MKTKLITREGYNKLKAEHDHLWHEKRPEITKIVTWAASLGDRSENADYTFNKRLLRQIDRRVRFLRKFLPDVTIVDYSPQQEGKVFFGAWVEIENDDGEIKKFRIVGPEEIYGDAKGYISIDSPMARALLKKEVDEEFTVTTPEGDKEWFINAIHYVDNA